GTCTAAAAAGATTTTATTTTCTATGTTTAAGGGGTAAATGATTGAAGCCGCTCCAAGGACAAAGAGGTTGTTGAATATACAGCTCCCGACAATGTTACCTAAAGCGAGGTCACTATATTTTTTCAATGCGGCTGTGATTGAGGTGACAAACTCAGGTAGCGAAGACCCAATCGACACAACTGTTAGACCTACGAGCGTTTCACTCATGCCAAAGTAGAGGGCAATGTCTGTACTTGATTCCACAACCCAATAACCACCAAGGATGACCGCCCCAAGCCCAATCCCGGTATATAACGTGCTTTTTTTCCAGTTGTGAGTTGTCTCTGTTTCTTTTTCAGCAACGGGTACCTGCGTATCACGATTGTTCATAGCCAGTTCAAACACATAATACATAAAGATAGCAAAGAAAAGGAGTAAAATAATACCGTCTCCGCGCGATAGCATATTCGATATTTCATGATCGACACTTGTATCTCCTACTAACACTAATATAGCCACACTAGATAAGACAGTAAATGGAATTTCTTTTCTAACTGTCTGACTTTCTGCTTTAAGAGGGAAAATGATAGCAGTAATACCGACAACTCCTGCAATATTAATGATGTTACTGCCGATAACATTCCCGATAGTGACCCCTGGGTTTCCTTCAAGTGCGGCTATTATACTCACAGTTGCTTCTGGAGCCCCTGTTCCAAATGCCACGATCGTTAATCCTACAAGCATGGGTGAGACGTTGAAAAAGGCAGCCAGATCGGATGCTCCTGTTACAAACCAGTCCGCCCCTTTGATTAACAAAACGAATCCTAGCAGCAGTAAAACATAAACCATCTCTGCCCCTCCTTTATCACAGATGAGCGTCCGTAAACCTCCCTGCTCAAAATAGAGAGCAGAGCTATAGCTATTTAGGCGAGAGATAACGGATGCTAATGTTCTGATTAACGCAACTAACAATCAGTGGGAAAAGAACAAAAAACGCCACTGATTGAAGGTTCGTTTTATCATAAGACGGTTGTATTATGCATAGGTTATACGTTATTTATACGTCGGTCTATACACAGCAAAGTGATTAGATTCTTTTTTAAACGTAAAGGAGTCAGTTTAACGGTTCAAACCTACGTTAAACTGACTCACTCTTCTTTCATTACTATTAAATTCAAATCACAGAACAAACACAAGTAATTGAGCAGCTATTGCCACGAAGATTAAGGCGAAAGGATAAGCAGCTGAATAAGCGATGGCCGGTTCGTCTTCATCCGTCAGCTGGTTAACAGCGCCTAAACCAGGTGTACTAGTCATCCCACCACAAAGAGCACCTAATGAGTGGAGAATACTTAAATGAAATAGTTTTTTTGCAACTAAAAAGCCACCGACAATAGGGAAAAAGGTAATTAACGAACCCCCAAAAACGAGCCTTATTCCTTCGGTCATCACGACATCCACTAATCCTTCTCCAGCTGTCGTACCAGCGCCTGCTAAAAACAAGACTAGACCGATATCCCGGATAACTTGATTTGATGGCTGTAAGAAACGAGCTCTAATGGGGCCAAGCTTACCAAAATGGCCGATAATTAAAGCAACGAATAAGGGGCCTCCCGCTACCCCTAATGTCATGATGCCAAGCCCTGGAAGGTGAATAGGGATCATACCCACGAATATCCCGACTAATAAAATTAAACTTAGCGAAAAAATATGGACGTTTGTAACTGTTAATTGTTTTCTCGCAAATAAACGGTCCACGTCATTTAACCGGTCTTCACTACTCACCACGGTTAGCACGTCACCTCGTTCCAATCGCCAGCTCGGCTTCTGATTAAATTCAAAGCCGCCTCGTTCCATCCGAGTTACCGTCACACCATAGTTACTTCTAAGTCGAAGCTCTGCAATACTTTTCCCGATCATCTCTTCTGAATCAACTGTGATTTTCCGCAAATTAACGTTATCTTTATTTTCAACATCTGTCTCGACTTGTCTGCCAACAAGCTTCACTAGCTCTTCTAAGTCGCGCGGAATGCCTACCGCTACGAGCTTATCACCTAGAAGAATGACCGTATCACTCAAACTTATAATATTACGACTCCCTCTAATAACCCGACTAATAACGACTGAACTATCTGAAGATAAATGTAGCTCTTTTAATGTTTTTTTATTCATCTCCGTATTCGTCACTTCAATTGTCATGGCTTCTGGAGACTCTTTATGCCTCACAGGTCCCCTTTTTCGATTCATCTCCGTTTTCAAGTCTAGTCTAATAAATTTCGGTAATAATTGGACAAAAAAGACAACAGCTAATACACCAAACGGATAAGCAATCCCATAACCTACAGATGCCAATGGATCATTTGTAGCTTGAATTGCAGCTGCTAGCCCTGGTGTACTCGTTAAGGCACCTGTCATAAGACCGATACTTAGAGCCGGTGATAGTCCAAACAGTTTAGATACAATAATGGTCGTAAAAACGGCAATAAGCACGACGATAAGTCCAATAATCCCAAAAATAAGGCCAGATGTTTTCATCATGCGAAAGAAACGCGGTCCTGCTTGTAAGCCAACTGCTACTATAAACAAACTCAACCCTAAATTTTGCACGACTGGGGAGATTTGATATCCAAAGTGTCCAAATATCATTGCCACTAGTAAGACACCAGAAGCGCCAAGGCTCAATCCCCTTATTTTAATTTGGCCAAGGAATGATCCGAGAAATAAAATGACAAATAAAAGTACGAGAGGTTCATTTAATAATTCCACGAGTGTGTTCATTTCTATTTCCCTCCACCTATCCTAACATCATCCCTTTTATTATAATCTGATAAAAAATGAATGAAAGGACTTACAGGCTATTTTTAATGATATTCTCTCCGTTTTATCGTAAAATTCATACAGTTGTCAATGATAACGTTTTCAAAAAAATCTAAGTGTGACCTTTCGTATTTTCGGGTACAGAACTTTTAAATAAACATAAGGAGTGTCTCATAAATGGAACGATATAAAGTCATTTTTGAATTTAATAATGGACAAGAAGAAAGCTCATATTACACTGAAAATCCTTCTTCCCGGGTCAATGACTGGCTTGAGAGAGAAAGAAGTCATTGGGTCAGACTTGAAAACGCCCTCGTCAATTTGAAAAACGTCAATGTAATCCGTGTAGGATTGGTCAGAGTAAACGGTGAATCAGAGGAATTTATTGAGTGGGTTTAGGGGGAAAAAGGGGTTCCAGCATTAAAGTCTAATATTTCAGCATTACTGACGGTTTTTTCAGCATTAACCTTAAGTTTCTCAGCACTACTGGCGCCTCTTTCAGCAATCTCCATAGGTTTTTCAGCATTAAACATGAGATAAGTAAATTCTATATTAGCTAAAAACCTCCCGCATGGCGCATACCATACGGGAGGTTGTCATTATAACGTGATATCAACTGAACTGCCTAGATGTGGCTGCACTGACATTTCCATATTCTTTACAGATGCCCCATCTAACATTTTATCAATAAACTCTGTTTTCTGTCCTGACGTATCCATTACTTTTTTCAAGAGAGATACATCAACTTGCTGTTGCACTTTCATTTGACTCATACCGATTGATAATGCTGCAATATCCATAAAAACACCTCCAAACTAATCGTGGCGTCCTAATTACTTAGCTCTATTAAGCTTATCATAATTATTTTCCACTAAGAGGTCTCTCAGATAATCATGTTAGAAAGTCACAGACAAGTGTTCAATTGAAGTAGTAGTTATAAGATCAAAAATTTGTTAGTTGAAGTCGACTTCATCATGATGTTTTTAAAGATATAACACGATTATTATGCAGTAGATGCGGATGAGAATATGAACCAATCAGTGACGTTTTCGATCTTTTCCCCACTGATTGATAGTTAAGTTAATCAGGACATTAGCTCCCACCTAAATAGATGTCACTCTCCCCTCTATTTTAAGGAGTTTTTTACGAACGGCTTATCATGTGGTAAAAAGCGCCTGACACGTGAGACGACGACTCCCTGAGGATGAAGTGCAATCTGAAGAGCGACGGTTTACTTAGCAAAAGTTAGCTGAAGACAAGTCCTCGGGGAAAGCGTCCGCCTGAAATGCAGGTCACAGTCATTACTCGAATGTTGGTATTTTATTTCAAATAATCACATTCATTTAATTACCTCGTTTATTTTTCCGTGTCAAATATTCGTATTCAAATCCTGCCTCTTCTACAGGGGAATTTTTAAATTGGCTTAGTCGTCCAGGACGATGTTCACCATTATTTGCATTCTCTTTAAATTGGTTATCTGGTTTTTTATCTTTTTTGCTCATGTACTCCTGCCTCCTATTAGTCGTTTTTTTTAGTTTGTGAAAAGGCAAGAGGAGCTATTCACCACACTCTTATAATGTATCTCCATTTGTTTGAATAACACGTTGGTACCAATAGAAACTATCCTTTTTCAGTCGCTTCAAATCATGTTTTCCTTCTTCATGCTGATTGACGTAAACAAATCCGTATCTTTTTTGAAATCCATTTAACCAACTTAATAAGTCAGTGAATGACCATGTGCAATACCCTATTACATCTACCCCGTCACTCAAAGCTTCTTGAATGGCGATAATATGGGAGCGTAGATAGTCAATTCGGTAGGTATCTTGAATACGTCCATCTTCATCAACTTTATCAAATTCACCTAAACCATTTTCACTTATTAAGACTGGTAAACCATAGCGGTTATGAATTCGCCGTAAACCAATGCGAAGTCCTAATGGATCTATTTCCCAATCCCAATTTGTCGTCTCTAAATGAGGGTTAAAGGCGGTTTTAAAAACACCTGGCGTTCCAGTCGCTTCCGACGTCCCCTTTTTACCTGATGTGTTAAATTTACCTGATGTGACACCGTCCAACGGGTTTTTTTCTACAGTGGATGTTTGGTAATAGTTGACACCCATAAAATCAGGTATCCCACTTTTTAAGATCGCTAAATCTTCTTCGGTGACTTCAGGAGCGACGCCTTGTTTCTCTAAATACGACCAGGCCCATTTTGGATATTTCCCCCATGCATAGACGTCCATCCACCAATGGTTGCTCAATTCCTCAGCATTTTCTGCAGCTAAAATATCTTCTGGCTTACACGTGTATGGGTACACTGGCCCGTATGCAAAGCTCGGTCCGATTTTGCCGTGTGGGACGAGCTTACGGAACGAAGCGATTGCCTTAGCATTTGCTACACTTGCATGATGATTGACTTGATAAAACTGCTTTTCATCTATTCTTCCTGGGGGATGCATCGCTTGTCGATAACCAAGGCC
The DNA window shown above is from Salipaludibacillus agaradhaerens and carries:
- a CDS encoding calcium/sodium antiporter — protein: MVYVLLLLGFVLLIKGADWFVTGASDLAAFFNVSPMLVGLTIVAFGTGAPEATVSIIAALEGNPGVTIGNVIGSNIINIAGVVGITAIIFPLKAESQTVRKEIPFTVLSSVAILVLVGDTSVDHEISNMLSRGDGIILLLFFAIFMYYVFELAMNNRDTQVPVAEKETETTHNWKKSTLYTGIGLGAVILGGYWVVESSTDIALYFGMSETLVGLTVVSIGSSLPEFVTSITAALKKYSDLALGNIVGSCIFNNLFVLGAASIIYPLNIENKIFLDVSFMILLSLVLLVFSRTKWVISKLEGLILMISYISYLIYIIYRN
- a CDS encoding aspartate:alanine exchanger family transporter, encoding MNTLVELLNEPLVLLFVILFLGSFLGQIKIRGLSLGASGVLLVAMIFGHFGYQISPVVQNLGLSLFIVAVGLQAGPRFFRMMKTSGLIFGIIGLIVVLIAVFTTIIVSKLFGLSPALSIGLMTGALTSTPGLAAAIQATNDPLASVGYGIAYPFGVLAVVFFVQLLPKFIRLDLKTEMNRKRGPVRHKESPEAMTIEVTNTEMNKKTLKELHLSSDSSVVISRVIRGSRNIISLSDTVILLGDKLVAVGIPRDLEELVKLVGRQVETDVENKDNVNLRKITVDSEEMIGKSIAELRLRSNYGVTVTRMERGGFEFNQKPSWRLERGDVLTVVSSEDRLNDVDRLFARKQLTVTNVHIFSLSLILLVGIFVGMIPIHLPGLGIMTLGVAGGPLFVALIIGHFGKLGPIRARFLQPSNQVIRDIGLVLFLAGAGTTAGEGLVDVVMTEGIRLVFGGSLITFFPIVGGFLVAKKLFHLSILHSLGALCGGMTSTPGLGAVNQLTDEDEPAIAYSAAYPFALIFVAIAAQLLVFVL
- a CDS encoding YjfB family protein, with translation MDIAALSIGMSQMKVQQQVDVSLLKKVMDTSGQKTEFIDKMLDGASVKNMEMSVQPHLGSSVDITL
- a CDS encoding glycoside hydrolase family 1 protein; amino-acid sequence: MIHNQLTAFPNTFLWGSASAAYQIEGAWNEDGKGASIWDTFVRIPGKTFKGTTGDVAVDHYHRWKEDVALMAEMGLKAYRFSIAWTRLFPEGKGEVNPKGLAFYDELINELLKHQIEPIVTIYHWDLPQALQDEYGGWESRRIIDDFTHYAETLFKAFGDRVTYWVTLNEQNIFTGLGYRQAMHPPGRIDEKQFYQVNHHASVANAKAIASFRKLVPHGKIGPSFAYGPVYPYTCKPEDILAAENAEELSNHWWMDVYAWGKYPKWAWSYLEKQGVAPEVTEEDLAILKSGIPDFMGVNYYQTSTVEKNPLDGVTSGKFNTSGKKGTSEATGTPGVFKTAFNPHLETTNWDWEIDPLGLRIGLRRIHNRYGLPVLISENGLGEFDKVDEDGRIQDTYRIDYLRSHIIAIQEALSDGVDVIGYCTWSFTDLLSWLNGFQKRYGFVYVNQHEEGKHDLKRLKKDSFYWYQRVIQTNGDTL